ACATGGCGAGCGCGCGGCGGGCGTTCTGCTCCACCATGAGAATCGTCCTCCCCGCGCGGTGGATGTCGCGGATCTGCTGGAACACCTGGTCCACGACGTTCGGGGCGAGGCCTGCCGAAGGCTCGTCGAGGACGAGCATGTCGGGATCCAGCATGAGCGCCCGCGCCATGGCCAGCATCTGGCGCTGGCCGCCAGAGAGGACGCCGGCCTTCTGGTGCCGCTTCTCATACAGGACCGGGAACGTTTCGAACATCTCGCGGATCCGCCCCTCGGAGCGGCCGCGAAGAAGGTAGCCGCCCAGCTGCAGGTTCTCCAGTACCGTGAGGTTCGGAAAGACGTTCCTCTCCTGGGGCACGTAGCAGAGGCCGCTCTGCACGATCTTCGAAGGCTTCGCCCCGGCGAGGCTCGTCCCCTTGAACCGGATGTCGCCCCGCCGAACGCGCACGAGGCCGAAGATCGCCTTGGCCAGCGTGGACTTCCCCGCGCCGTTGGGACCGATGATCGTGACGATCTGGCCGCGCTCCACGCGCAGGTTCACGCCCTGGAGGATGTCGAGGTCATGGTAGCCGGCATACAGGTCCCGAACCTCCAACAGGGGTTCGCGCGACGCGCCGGCGTTCACGTGCGCTTCCACGTCAGGCACCCCCCAGGTACGCGTCGAC
The Clostridia bacterium DNA segment above includes these coding regions:
- a CDS encoding ABC transporter ATP-binding protein, encoding MNAGASREPLLEVRDLYAGYHDLDILQGVNLRVERGQIVTIIGPNGAGKSTLAKAIFGLVRVRRGDIRFKGTSLAGAKPSKIVQSGLCYVPQERNVFPNLTVLENLQLGGYLLRGRSEGRIREMFETFPVLYEKRHQKAGVLSGGQRQMLAMARALMLDPDMLVLDEPSAGLAPNVVDQVFQQIRDIHRAGRTILMVEQNARRALAMSDWGYVLDMGRNAFDDAGERLLANPQVVELYLGTLGAAQDAPTEEDGAT